Below is a window of Synechococcus sp. UW179A DNA.
GGGTTGAGGATCACTCCACGAATCCAACGCAAACTTGAGCGTCAAAAGATCAGATGCGAGGATTGGGTGGTGGAAGCCTGAAATAGCTTAAGCGATGGCTTATCATTAACTCAAATTTCAAGATAAAGATGACAGGCTTTAGGAATCCAAAAAGTGATAAGAAGAGGGAAAATACTCCACAGATTGATGGAGAAACTCTTCTCGATAGAGCAATTAATTACCATGCGAGAGGTGATCTAGCAAATGCGGAGAAGCACTACAGAGAAGCTATTGGTTTTGGACTCTCCAATGTCGCACTGTATTCAAATTTAGGTGTTATTTGCAAAAGAAGTCAGCGCACAGAAGAAGCAATAGCTCTGTACAAAAAAGCCATACAAATAAATCCTCATTACCCAGACGCGTACACAAACTTGGGAAGCTTATACAAAGGTCTAGGCAATCTTGATCAGGCGCTTGCCTCCACACTCAAATCCCTAGAGATCAAGCCCGATGAACCCACTACCCTCATGAATTTAGGCAGCATCTACCTAGATCTCGGCAATCTTGATCAGGCTCTTGCTTCCACTCTCAAATCACTAGAGCTAAATCCTGCTAACCCAGATGCCCTCATCAACCTGGGCGGCATCTAC
It encodes the following:
- a CDS encoding tetratricopeptide repeat protein, whose protein sequence is MTGFRNPKSDKKRENTPQIDGETLLDRAINYHARGDLANAEKHYREAIGFGLSNVALYSNLGVICKRSQRTEEAIALYKKAIQINPHYPDAYTNLGSLYKGLGNLDQALASTLKSLEIKPDEPTTLMNLGSIYLDLGNLDQALASTLKSLELNPANPDALINLGGIYKGLGNLDQALASTLKSIELKPDNPDVHMNLGGIYKDLGKLDRALASTLKSIELNPDNHTSHMNLGGIYKDLGNLDQALASTLKSIELKPDNPTAHMNLGITYEILSELDSALQSYTQSAKLIEQHKEESSLTSLINTSITLLQMNRIDDAKKPYQTHWEYRLTRKYP